From Candidatus Methylomirabilis lanthanidiphila:
ATCCCAGGGCTGTTGCTGCATCACCTCTTCAAGTTGCGGGCCGACGACGTTGGGATACGCTTTGACCCAGCGGGCGGCCTGGACGACCTCTAGCGGGTAGGTGGACGCCATGAGGATCTGCGCCAGGAGCGCATCGGGGTACAGGGCGATCGGCGCCAGGAGCTGATCCAGCTCTTCCTGCTGGAAAATCGGTGGTGCGGGCGTCTCCGCGGGGGGCGGCGAGGACAGCGGGGCGGGTTGCGCAACGGCGCTAGGCGGCGCTGCCAGCAACAGGATCAGCATTCCAAGCAATCCGCGCCCCGCGGCGCTGTTTATTATCATGATTCGGCCTCGCGCTTGTCGGTGTCGATGAGTTCGGGGACGACTGATCGGGCGATCATCTCTCGGCTATCTTACCACTGTTGACCACTGCTGTCCAAATTAGACGGTTCAGCTACGTGTCAAGCCTCCTTTAACTCGATCCCAGCGTAATCCGCAGATAATACGCATATCCCAGACCGTCGTAAGCCATTGTGGCCCACTCCGCTTTGACTCGACACCCCTACAACCCCTACAAAGCCGTAACATGCGTGCAGCATTTCAAGAGCATTCAGCGCTCCACAGGGAGGTACACCATGAGAATCAACGAGGTGATACCTATCTCAGATCCGGAATGACAATTGCTGTTAAGGGACTTGGGACGCTATACTTGTACGAGAGAACGGCAGTCCCGGAATTCCCTAAATCTATTGAGATTAAAGGCTGGGGCATTACGTATCCCCGACGGGTCACTACCCTTTGCCCTATCTGCGTCAGGACATTCGCGGTCAAGAGTCGGATGGTGTATATCAGGCGCCTCACAAGGCAATGGGGCCGGGGTCAGGGATGCCGGCCTCAGCAAAGCCCTTTCCCCGCAGTATGCAACTGTCACAGGCGTGACAGGGCCGTCCATCCGGGGTCGGGTCGTAGCAACTCCAGGTGAGCCGGTAATCGACCCCAAGGGCCGCGCCTTGCCGGATAATTTCGGCCTTGGTCAGGTGGATCAGCGGAGTGTAGATGGTAAGTGTAGATTTGCCCTCAACGCAGGCTTTAGTCGCCAGATTCGCCATCCGCTCAAAGGCTGCGATATATTCGGGACGGCAGTCCGGGTACCCGCTGTAGTCGATCGCGTTCACGCCGAGCACAATGTGCCCGGCATCGAGCACCTCAGCCCAGGCCAGCGCATAAGAGAGAAAGACGGTGTTGCGGGCAGGGACGTAGGTGATAGGAATACCGGAGCCGATCTCCTCAACCCCGCGGCCCTTTGGCACTGGGATATCGGCAGTGAGGGCCGACCCCCCGATCTGCCGAAGGTCGAGGTCCAGGATCAGGTGCTGGACGGCGCCGATGGCCGCCGCGATCCGCCGGGCGCTTTCCACCTCGCACGCGTGACGCTGGCCGTAGCGAAAGGTGAGGGCATAAAGCTGATATCCCCCGGCCTTTACCATCGCGGCTGTCGTTGCGGAGTCGACCCCACCGCTCAGCAGGACCACAGCGCGCTTATTCACTACACGCCCCGCCGATTCGGATCCCACAGATACTTGTGGAGCTGAATCTGCAGCCTGGCGTCAAGTCGATCAGCCAAGAGCCATTCCGCCAGCTCTCGGGGGGGTAATTCGTCCAACACCGCAGAGAACAGGACCTGGGCCTTGTCAGCCAAGGCGCATTCCGTCATCACCCGCTTGGCCCATTCGTAGTCGTCGCGGTCTGCCACGACGAATTTGATCTGGTCTTTCCTGTTGAGATATCGGAGATTCTCAAGATTATTGTGCGGATCCATCCCGCTCCCCGGCGCCTTGAGGTCCAGGATCTTAACCACTCTAGGATCGAGGCGATCGACACTGAGGCTCCCGCCTGTTTCGATCAGGACCTCGTACCCCTCAAGGAGCAAGCGATCGATCAGGGGATACACCTCCTCCTGTAGCAGCGGCTCTCCCCCGGTAATCTCGATCAGCGGGCACTTGTAGGCCCGCACTTGCTCCAGCACCTGCTCGACCGAGCGTTGCTCGCCGTCGTAGTATGCGTAGGTCGTATCACACCACCGGCACCGAAGGTTGCACCCGGTCAGACGGACGAAGACACACGGCCGACCGGCAAAGGTCGATTCGCCCTGAAGGCTATAGAAGATCTCATTAACCTGGAGGCTCATGACCGTCTCACTTGAGGATGCTCCAATAAAACGGAAATAGAAGTGGGCAGGCGCTCATCTCATCCATCAAGCGAGGGCCTGCCCACCAAACAACAAATAACCTGGAACCGTGATACGACTAACCTTCGGACCCGATCACCACATACCGCGTTCCACCGTCCCGCTTGACCAGAAGGAGTGTCGGTTCGTCCGGCTTCGTTTTCTCCAAGACCCGCCTGACCTGGCTGACTGTCGTCACCTTTACGCGGTTGATCTCCAGAATCAGATCGCCGGGCTGTAACCCGACCGCGTCGCCTGGGCTATCAGGTTCAACCTCCGTAATCACGACTCCCTTTTCCCCCTTCAATCCAAACTTGCGAGCGAGCGCCGGAGTGAGTTCCTGTATATCGATCCCCAGCTTCATTTTTGGAGAGGTCGACGTCGTGGCCGCCACCTGCTCCTCTTTGAGTTCGCCGACCTTGACCTGCAGCGTCACTTCGGCTCCATCGCGGACAACTTTCATGGCAACCTCTTTGCCCACAGGGGTGCTGGCCACGAGATGAGGCAAGTCGGTGGAGGACTTGACGTTTTTATCATCGAACGCCACGATGACGTCCCCCTGTTTCAGCCCGGCCTGTTCTGCCGGTGATCCCTCCGTAACTTCCGATACCAGGGCGCCATTTGCCTGCTTGAGAGAAAATTTCTTGCCCAGCTCCGGGGTAATCGGCTGAATGGCTACACCAAGCCACCCTCGGGTGACCTGCCCACGCTCTCTTAGCTGGGGCAGGATCTCCTTTGCCATATCAATCGGAATCGCAAAACCGATTCCGATTGAACCTCCCGTTGGGCTAAAGATAGCGGTATTGATTCCTACCGCCTCGCCGTTCGTGTTGATCAACGGTCCGCCGCTGTTGCCTCGATTAATCGAGGCATCGGTCTGGATGAAGTTG
This genomic window contains:
- a CDS encoding peptidase is translated as MWNSERNKATPLQGDTMRHGRFNTRTLILVAASCLILGVLITASLNLVPLTRATTAQVWTEKGESGLFSSSQISDGKLWVKLAKELTPAVVNISTTQVVKRGIPSRSPFSEDDPFNEFFKRFFGDQPRQFKATSLGSGFIINKDGYILTNNHVVENATDITVKLGDGRELKAKVIGRDPKTDIAIIKIEASNLPVIPFGNSDKLEVGEPVMAIGNPFGLNQTVTTGIVSAKGRFIGEGPYDNFIQTDASINRGNSGGPLINTNGEAVGINTAIFSPTGGSIGIGFAIPIDMAKEILPQLRERGQVTRGWLGVAIQPITPELGKKFSLKQANGALVSEVTEGSPAEQAGLKQGDVIVAFDDKNVKSSTDLPHLVASTPVGKEVAMKVVRDGAEVTLQVKVGELKEEQVAATTSTSPKMKLGIDIQELTPALARKFGLKGEKGVVITEVEPDSPGDAVGLQPGDLILEINRVKVTTVSQVRRVLEKTKPDEPTLLLVKRDGGTRYVVIGSEG
- a CDS encoding 7-carboxy-7-deazaguanine synthase; this translates as MSLQVNEIFYSLQGESTFAGRPCVFVRLTGCNLRCRWCDTTYAYYDGEQRSVEQVLEQVRAYKCPLIEITGGEPLLQEEVYPLIDRLLLEGYEVLIETGGSLSVDRLDPRVVKILDLKAPGSGMDPHNNLENLRYLNRKDQIKFVVADRDDYEWAKRVMTECALADKAQVLFSAVLDELPPRELAEWLLADRLDARLQIQLHKYLWDPNRRGV
- a CDS encoding 7-cyano-7-deazaguanine synthase — translated: MNKRAVVLLSGGVDSATTAAMVKAGGYQLYALTFRYGQRHACEVESARRIAAAIGAVQHLILDLDLRQIGGSALTADIPVPKGRGVEEIGSGIPITYVPARNTVFLSYALAWAEVLDAGHIVLGVNAIDYSGYPDCRPEYIAAFERMANLATKACVEGKSTLTIYTPLIHLTKAEIIRQGAALGVDYRLTWSCYDPTPDGRPCHACDSCILRGKGFAEAGIPDPGPIAL